A segment of the Candidatus Pelagisphaera phototrophica genome:
TAAATCATTATGAACTCTCGCCGCCACTTTGTTAAATCTACTCTTGGACTTTCCGCTCTTGCCGCTACCTCGCAGTCTAAACTGCTCGGTGCCCATCACGCAAAGGGCGAAAAGTGGTTTGATATCTCGCTTGCTCAATGGTCGCTTCACCGAGCGTTCAAGGGCGGTGATTTGGATGCGATGGATTTCGCGAAGATTTCAAAGCACTATTTTGGCGTAAATGCGATCGAGTATGTGAACCAGTTCTACATGGACAACTTTACTCCCAAAGTGGTCCGTGAGCTGAAGAAGCGTTCAGCAGACGAAGGTGTCCGAAACGTGTTGATCATGTGCGATCGGCTTGGGAACCTTGGGGACCCCAGTAAGGCCGCTCGAGTCAAGACGGTTGACAACCACGAAATCTGGGCCGACGCCGCTAAAGAGTTAGGTTGCCACTCGATTCGGGTAAATGCGGGGTCTTCCGGTAGCTATAACGAACAGATGAAGTTAGCGGCGGATGGTCTGAGCAGGCTAGGAGATTATGGCGAATCGATTGGAATCAACGTAATTGTAGAAAACCATGGCGGACTCTCTAGCAATGGGGCATGGCTAGCGAGTGTAATGAAAAAAGCCAATCACCCGCGCGTGGGTACCCTGCCGGACTTTGGCAATTTCATAATCGATCGAAAGACAGGCGAGAGCTATGATCGATATAAGGGTACCGCAGAACTCATGCCCTATGCAAAAGGAGTCAGTGCCAAGACTCACGATTTCAACGATGCCGGTAACGAGGTAAATACCGACTTCGAGCGGATGCTGAAAATCGTGAAGGACGCGGGATATCGGGGTTATATTGGTATTGAGTACGAGGGTCGTGAGACCGGTGAAGTTGAGGGTATCAAGCTGACTAAGAAACTGCTTCAACGACTGGGCGGTCGCTCCAACGAAGCCTAGTAAGCAAAAAATACGCCATTATCGAAGAGGATTTATCCGTTCCAAGCGATCGGGTTTCAGTCCCCGTAAACGACGTAGTCTTACTGAGAAAACACATTGCTCTCTGAGGGATCTTTTAGTTCTCATTGGGTTATGGCTTCTCTCGAAAGCGCACTGAAGCTTAGCGGTCTTCTTTAGTCTGATAGCGTTCTTTGCCTTCCATCCATCGGAGCGATTTTCGGCAATTGCCCAATGTAGGGTATATTGGATCTAAGTCCTTTTGTATGGGGCGAATCCGCTTGTCTTCGAATTAGGGGATACTTATCGCTAGCCCCTTTTCAAATTGAAGCGAGCAATGTCTGCGGAACTAAATCAAAACTACGATCCTAAAGAAGTGGAATCCAAGTGGTACAAGGCTTGGGAGAAAAAGGGCAGTTTCGAGGGAAACGTCCAAAATGGTAAGGATTCCTTTGCCATTATGATTCCGCCTCCGAATGTGACAGGCATTCTCCACATGGGTCACGTATTGGATAATACGCTTCAGGACATATTCATTCGACGGGCCCGAGTGGAAGGGAAGTCGTCACTTTGGTTTCCAGGGACCGATCACGCATCCATAGCCACTCAGCATAAAGTCGAGAAAGCGCTTCGAGATGAAGGAACTTCCCGATACGAGCTTGGCCGGGAGAAATTTTTGGAAAGAGCCTGGGAATGGTCGGATGAGCATGGGGGCATTATTTTTAATCAGCTCAGAAAGTTGGGAGCTTCTTGTGATTGGCGCCGCTCTCGCTTTACCATGGATACCGCGTATCAACGTTCAGTACAGGCTTCCTTTGTTGAGTTTTATAATCGCGGATATATCTATCGAGGAAAGCGCTTGGTAAACTGGTGTCCAGCATCTCAAACGGCTCTGAGTAATGAGGAAGTTGAGATGAGACCTCAAAGGGGGAAGCTATACAAAATGCGATACGAGATTGTGGAGGAGCCCGGCCGATTCGTAGAAATTTCAACTACACGTCCTGAAACGATTATGGGCGATACTGGGGTGGCGGTGCATCCCAATGACGAACGATACGCAGATCTTGTCGGCAAGCATTGCTGGCGACCGTTTCCCAGAGCGGAGATCCCCGTTGTTGCGGATCGCTCTGTGGAAAAGGAGTTTGGCACCGGTGTTCTCAAAGTAACTCCAGCTCATGACCAAGTCGACTTTGATATTGGAAAGCGGCACGATCTACCTTTGATCGATGTTATGAATCCGGACGGAACTCTCAATGAACTGGCAGGTGAAGAGTTCGACGGAATGGAGCGTTTCAAAGCCCGTAAATTTGCGGTACAGAAACTCGAAGAACTCGGGCTTCTTATCGATGCCGAGGACTATGACAATAGTGTGGGTTTCTCTGAAAGAGGGGGAGTTCCCATTGAACCGAGACTCTCGGAGCAGTGGTACCTGAAGTATCCAAAAGTTGAGGAAGCTAAGCGAGCGGTTGAAAAGGGAATTATTAGGTTCCATCCCAAGCGCTGGGAAAAAGTCTATTTACATTGGCTCAATAATATACAGGATTGGTGCATCAGCCGGCAACTCTGGTGGGGTCAACGTATTCCAGTCTGGTATGCAAAAGGCGCTGACCGAAGCGATTCGGCCAATTGGCATGTTTCTGTCGACGGTCCCAGCGATCCTGAAAATTGGGAGCAGGATGAGGACGTTTTGGATACATGGGCTTCATCAAACCTTTGGCCGTTTGCGACCTTTGGGTGGCCAATCGAAGATCAGAAAGTAAAAGCTGAGCTCGATTACTTTTATCCTACTAGCATGTTGGTGACGGGGTTCGATATCATCTTTTTTTGGGTAGCCCGAATGATTATGTCAGGGCTCGAGCTGATGGGAGAATCCAAAGAGGGTTTGACTGACGAGGAGATCGCCCAGCGCATCCCCTTCAAAGACATTTTCATTCATGGGCTTATTCGAGATGCCAAAGGCCGTAAGATGTCTAAGTCACTTGGGAACTCGCCGGATCCACTGGATTTGATTGCCAAATTTGGAGCGGACGGTTTGCGTTTTGGAATAATAAATATAGCCCCAAGCGGTTCGGATATTCTATTCGCCGAGGAGCGAATCGAGATTGGGCGCAACTTCTGCACGAAGCTTTGGAATGCCTGTCGCTTTAGACAAATGGCGGGTGGCGCTGCCGAGGGACAAAGCTTGGAAGCGATCATAGATCGACTGGCAGGATCGCAGCTGGAGGGATACGGAAACTGGATTCTATTTCGGTTGTTGCAGACGATGGAGGAGATTGAGGGACAATTCGCTCGTTTTGAGATGCATCAGTTGACACACTCCTTGCACAACTTTCTTTGGGGTGATTTCTGTGACTGGTACGTGGAGGCAGCGAAGGCGATGTTGCAGTCAAAAGACGATCCAAGACATGATGCGGCTTTAGCTGTATCGGATCTTGTGATACGGCAATCGCTGCTTTTGTTGCATCCGATAATGCCCCACATTACGGAAGAACTTTGGCAGGCTATGGGCTATTCGGTAGACGGGGAATTCTTGCAAGACGCAGGGCTTTTGCCAGCTGCCCAACTGCGAGAATTGCTGAATGCGAAGAGTGTTTCAATTGACGCAGAAGGTGCGAGGCAGATCGAACTGATCAAGGAGCTTATCACTCAGGCGAGAGCGACAAAGGCAGAGTACAATGTAGCCTCTAAGCGCGACGTAACCCTTTTCGTAACACCGACCGACGATTCATGCGCGACGTTGATCGAGGCCAACCTGGATACGATCAAGCGACTTGCGGGTGCCGCAAGCATCGAACTCGTAGAAGCGGTTGAGAATTTGCCCGGTTCTGTGTCCGCCCTGGGCACTGTTTACCTTGATCTGTCAAGTGCGGTAGACGTTGAGGCAGAAAAAGAACGTCTCAGCAAGGAACTCGAGAAGCTGACCAAGGCCATCCAAGCGGGTGAAGGAAAACTGAATAACCCAAGCTTTGTTGATAAAGCCCCTCCCCAGGTAGTTGAAGGTGTAAGAAAACAGCTTTTAGAAACGAAAGCGAGGAGAGACGAGATCGCCCGACTACTCAAGAGCTTGTAGCCTGACCCATCAGTGAGTCTTTGAATCACGTTTTCCTGTGTATCATAGGAATCGCGGTTTATGGGAATTGGAATGCTTTCTTCTCAATCAACCCCTTGACACGGTCGTCGATTAAGGTAGCCAACATCTATAACTAGATAGATTTACTAGAGATTAAGCGAATGTCGGTGCAAATGGACGAAAAATCTGTACAATTGCCAGATTTGGAGGCGGCAACGCCACAGGAGCGGGTACAGTGGGCAGCGGATATATTTGGCGATGAGCTGATCATGACGACCAGTTTTGGTACGCATTCAGCAGTGATGCTGCATTTGGTAACTTCCGTGATCCCGGATATCCCGGTCGTTTTCATTGATACTGGATATCTGTTCCCTGAAACCTACCGGTTCGCAGTTGAATTGATGGAAAAGCTGAACCTCAATCTCAAGAAGTACCGGGCTCATATTTCAGCAGCGGAACAAGAAGCCCTCCACGGACGTTTGTGGGAAAAAGGTCATGAAGGGCTTAAGCAGTACAATTTGATGAATAAGGTGGAGCCGATGGACAGGGCCGTCCAGGAATTGGGGGCGAAGGCTTGGCTCGCGGGTTTACGTCGATCCCAAGGTGAGACGCGGGCGAGCCGAAAAGTGGTAGAGAGCCAGAACAAGATGACGAAGATCTATCCTATTCTCGATTTGAGCGCCCGCGAGATGCATGAGTATATCGAGACTAACGGACTTTCCTTTCATCCGCTTTGGGATTTAGGGTACGTTTCGTTAGGCGACTGGCACAGCACTTCAAAACTCGAAGCAGGCATGAGTGAGTCGGATACGCGTTTTGGTGGAGCGAGTCGCGAATGTGGATTGCACGAGCCCTCGAGTGACGTGGATTTCCAGATCTAATATCCTTTCCAGCTGGGCAAAAAAAAGCCGCTATGTCTTCAGACAACGGCTCATGGAAAGTTTTTTGGGATTGATCAGCGCTCAGGCTTTCTCAACTAGACCTGCTTTGATCGCTTTAACGCTGACCCACAGGCGTTTTACTTGACCGGAAGGGAGGCGAACTTTGATACGTTGCAGATTAGGACGGAACTTGCGTCTAGTTGCCTTGGTTACGTGCGTACCTATACCGCCGCTTTTCTTGCTTTGACCCTTGCGGTGGATTATGCTGCCGGTTGTGGGTCGTTTACCTGTGATTGCGCAAATTCTAGCCATGACTGAAATTGTTTAAGAGTGGAGGAAAAAAGGGTAGGCATGCTATCTTGGCAAGCAGTTTCTTGGGAAATGTTAGGCTGATTGGGATCTGCTTACAGGTTCCGTTCGAATGGCACTTAGGGACTGAAATTTCTGGCCCATCAAAGAAGGATGTATCAATTGGCGTAGCGTTCCTTTCAGAGGATCGCTGATACCTGAATCGGATTCGAATACGCTTCGCACGAAATCGGGCGCCTTTTTGAGAACGAAGGACTCCTGGCTTTCCAGATCAATGGACTGAAACCGATTTTGGCAAAGGGCTTCTTCCATCCAATCCCAGCAGATATGACACGTTAGGTCCTGCTGACCGATGTTCTCTAGCAGATTGGGGCTTTGCCGGTGATGCTGGTAGGCGCGAGCGGTTCCCTGAGGACTGTCGTGGGTGATCGCCTGCCAGGTTTTTCCATAGTCGAGTGCAATGAAAATTCCTTTCCATGGCTGTTGGATGATCTGGTCTATCAATACCCTTGAACCAGTTGGTAAATCCACGATGTAGCCTTCTGGCGCGGGAGAAGGCAAGGAGTCCAACAGGGAAGTGACTTTAGGTGAAATTGGCGGCCTCTCAACGATGCGTAAGCCAGAATCGCTCACTTCAATCATCCGCTCCAGCCAGGTTCTCTCCCGATAGATGACGCTGTTAAAAGGCTGCGCGTCAAAGAGTTCGTTGGAAAATACGACGAGATCTCCCTCCAGCGTAATCGGTTCGCCTAAACGAATCGCTTGAGCGGAGGCGAACGGATTGGCAACCCCCGTGAGAAGAGCGGAACCGGGTTCGGCTCCGATTTCAACCCAATCTGTTTTCGCTGGATCCAGTCCGGACTTTTTGAGGAGACCGATGGATGCTTCTAGAAGAACTGGCCTGAGAGACTCTTTCAGGCTGTTTGCGGTGAAGAAGTCAGTTTCAGAGCTGCGTCCGACGCGCTCACGCTGGGATCGGTAATACCCAAATTCGGTGTGATAGAGGGCGATTTCCACAAATTGGTTGAAACCCAGAAGGTGATTTGAGCCAGAGGCTAATTCTAGGGCTTGCCGTATGCCTTGGGATGCTATTTCTGTGAAATCCATAAATTAGATGCTGACTCTTGCGGTCTGGTGGATCGGTTCAATCACCAACTATTGAACCGGGTTTGATTATCGTATCCGTCGAAATGCCAATTCATGAATTTCTTTAAGCGGTTTCTTTTTGCTCTTGTCGCCGGCCTTTCGCTGACGGTTGGGTACCAGTTTGTCTCAGATGTCTCTTTGCAAGGAGGATTCAGCAATTACTGGGAGTCTCGAAAAAGAGCGTCGGAGTTGGAAGAGGCGTTGAGACTGGTAAACGCGTTCTATGTCGAGAGTGAGTCGGCCACTCTAGACGCCCTGACAGAGTCTGCCCTTGCCGGAATGATCTCCGACTTGGATCCGTACTCGGAATATCTGGATTTCGAGAAGCGAAAGCAATTGGAGGAAGAGACTAGCCAGGAATTTGGTGGAATAGGCGTGGAGGTTGAGATGCGTGACAGAGTATTGACGGTATTGGCTCCTCTAGTGGATTCTCCGGGTGAGCGCGCCGGGCTTTTGCGAGGGGACCGAATTGTCGAGGTTGATGGAGAGAGCATCAAAGGTCTGAGTATCAATCAGTCTGTTTCCAAACTGAAAGGAAGGCCGGGAACCAGTGTTGTAATAATCGTGGAGCGAGGTGCTGAAAATGAGGGTATCGAGCTTGAGGTGAAACGCGAACTTATAGAAGTCGATAACGTGCGAGGAGCGGAAATTCTGGACGGAGATCTTGGGTACCTGAGGATTTCCCAGTTTGGCAAGCGGACCGGTGCCGAACTTAAGTCTTCGATCGACCTGTTAATCGATCAAGGCATGCGTGGCCTCGTGCTCGACTTGAGAAACAATCCGGGTGGACTGCTTGATGTTGCGGTGAATGTGGTAGAGCTGTTCGTGCCCGACGGAGAGCTCGTTGTTTACACTAAGGGAAGACACGAAGCGATGAGTGAGGAGTGGTATGCGGAGAATTCGGGTCAGTCGTACAACTTCCCTTTGGCCCTACTTGTTAATCCAGGTTCGGCCAGTGCTTCAGAAATTGTGGCTGGTGCGCTCAAAGACTCGGGACGAGCTAAGCTGGTTGGAGAAAAGACATTTGGAAAAGGCTCCGTCCAGAGTGTCCTTCCTTTAAGCTCGAAAACCGGGCTCAAGCTGACGACCGCGAAATACTACACACCCGGTGGGTATGTGATCCATGAAAATGGGATTGAGCCTGATGTCATCGTCGAACTTTCCCCCAAAGAGGAAGAGAGCCTTTATATTCAACGAAGCCGATTGAAGACAATGCCCCTTGAGGAATTTGTTGAGAGGTATGCGTTCGAGCCGATCGAAGATAAGCAGCTTGAAATGGCAAAGCAGCTATTGTGGGAAGAGCTTGGCGAGACGAGATCATGATCCTGGGAATCGAAAGTTCCTGCGACGAGTCAGCCCTTGCCCTTTTGGACGTGTCGAACGGGATCCTAGGTGAATGGATTAGTAGTCAGGTGTCGTTGCACGCCGAATACGGCGGGGTCGTGCCGGATCTTGCTAGTCGCGAACACCTCAGGAATTTTGGCCCACTAATCGGGGAATTGGAGCGTGAAAACGATCTGGCTCAAATCACTGAGATTGTTGTGACTTCAGGCCCCGGGTTGGCTGGTTGCCTTGCGATGGGACTATCGGTGGCGAATGCTTTGTCTGCCGCGTTGAGGGTTCCGGTTTTTCCTGCGAACCATTTGCGTGCCCATGCTCAGTCAGTGTTTATTTCATTGTATGAAGAAAATGTGGACGCATTTGAAGAGAAAGTGTCTCATCTGTTACCCCATTTGAGTTTGGTGGTGTCTGGAGGGAACACGATCCTAGCTCAGATAAATGAAGATCGGTCAATTGAGATATTGGGCCAAACGATTGATGACGCAGCGGGTGAAGCTTTGGACAAGGGGGCCAAGCTGCTTGGGCTTGGCTACCCGGGAGGTCCAAAACTCGAGTTGATTGCGAAAACTGGAAAGCCGGACCGGTACGATTTTCCCCGAGCGCTACTACGGAAGGACAACCTTGATTTCAGCTTTTCAGGTCTGAAGACGAGCCTTAGATATCTCATTGAAAAATTTTCAGATAAGGACTTGGAAGCGAAGCTGCCCGATCTTTGTGCTTCTTATCAGGAGGCAGTCGTAGACGTGTTGATCCAAAAAACGAAGTGGGGCTTGAACAAGGGGGGTATTAGGAGCTTGGGCCTCTCCGGGGGAGTATCCAATAATGGGTTATTGCGAGAGTGCTTTATGCATCTTGGCGACCGAATGGATTTGCCCACATTTCTAGCCCGCCGCGAACATACGGGAGACAATGCCGGAATGATCGCGTTCAGTCGCGTGTTTGAACCAATGGACATTCCAAATTCGAAAGTCGATATCGTTCCGAATGCAGCGATCGACGGAGCGTTTTGAAACTCTAGGGGACCGAAGGAATCAAGGCAACTCCTGCTTGCCGGGTTTCGGTTTATGGGAGACAGCTTTTTTAGCGACCCGTTTTCGAGGCACTTTTTTGGCCTGTTTCTTAGGTCTTTCGATAGTCTTATTAGGTTTTGGGGAGTCTTTCTCGATCAATATTGGGGCTGGTTTGGGCGAGGATTTGATTTCTTTTTCTTCAAGCTTCTCGCTCGTCTGGCCCGAAGAAGTGATTCTTTGGTCTTTCCTGTTTCGGTTTCTATCCTGCCAGGAAGGGCGACTCCCCTGTTTGTAGGGCTTCTTTTTTTTAGGTTGGTCCACTTCTGATTTGGCAGGTTTGGGATTGCTTTGCAGGTATTCGTGTATCGAGAAATGTTGGTCTGAATAGGTCTTTACCAAATTGCTAAACTCTCTGAACCGGGGATGGAGGGCATCGCTGAGAAGGCTATAGAAAACTGTTTCAGTGGGCAGTGCTTGGCAACCTAGGCCGATGATGGCGTTGAGAGCGACGTTTCCATCCTCGATTCTGCGGCATCCCAAGGCGTCCGACAGAAAGGTGGCGTCAATATCTTTGTCGATCGCTTGTAGCGCTGTCTGGTAAACGCAAATGGGTGTTTCCAGTCCGCACACCAGCAAGTGATAGACTTCGTTGTCTCTGAGGAAATTTTCGATTCCTGGGGCGTTCAGTGCTGAAAAGCTGGTTTTATGAAAGATCTTGGGGCGGGTCGCTCTTCGAAGTAGCTCCTTGTTGGTATGGCCCAGCTTGTCAGGTACTTGTTCAGTAAATAGAGTATGTATGCCGAGCGTTCTAGCTGCTTCGATGGCAAATGAGCAGCGTTTTAGGAAGGTCGAGCTATCCGTAAGCGACGATATGAAAGTATCTTGCGCGTCTATGACGAGAAGAGCAACAGAGCTGATTAGGTCGTGTGAATCCTTCTTTTTATTGGGCATGTAGCACGGTAATATGACGTTGCAATTTGTTAAATCAACTAGAAGAGAGAAGATTTTACTAGCCAGAGGCGAATCGGCTGGGATAGTGGGGACAATATGGAATGGCATATTGGCCCGATCTCCCGAAAGTCTGCAATGAGTGACACGGCATTTGAAAAGGATGACCGAATCGCCAGTATATTGGTTCGCTTGGAAGACGATGTTGTGCGAGCGGACGTACTGGAAAGCGAAGAGCCTTTGTATGAGCCGCCCGGTGATCTGGTTTGTCGCTGGACGTATATTTTCAAGCCTCGCTCCACTGATGAAAAGGAAGCTCAGGAAGCGATGAAGCTAACTGCGGACAATTTATTTATCAGTCTATTCGAAGGCGAGGATGGACCTACCCAAGAGAACGCTAAGCTCAAGCATTTGCTCGGGCTTATGCTGGAAAGGCGACGTTTGTTGAGGGTGAAAAGTAAGGATAGTACATTCACGCATTATATTCACCGTCCTACGAAGAACGAGTATTCCGTTCCAAATGTAGAACTCGATCCTCAATTCTTTATCGAAAATCAGGAAAAGCTTGAATTTCTGGGTTCGACGGGACGAGAGGGATCGAGTGAAACGGGAAAAGAGAAGTCAAATAAGAGCTAGAAGATTCTTGGGACGGTTCGTCTCGTTAGACGGGTTGTAAAACCAGCGAGGAGAGGCCTCTTTTCGAATAGGGGTTCCTAGTCGGATAAAACGAGGGCGTTTCTCGCGATAAGGAATCTGGAAAGCCTGTGCGCACCTTGATTGATACTCGAGGTGTATTTGAATTGTCGATTCAGCTTCAGTTAATCGCTTGGCGATGATCCCAGCGGATGAATACCGATTCTGGCGGATTCTGATGAGTAAACTCTCCTCTAG
Coding sequences within it:
- a CDS encoding sugar phosphate isomerase/epimerase family protein, whose amino-acid sequence is MNSRRHFVKSTLGLSALAATSQSKLLGAHHAKGEKWFDISLAQWSLHRAFKGGDLDAMDFAKISKHYFGVNAIEYVNQFYMDNFTPKVVRELKKRSADEGVRNVLIMCDRLGNLGDPSKAARVKTVDNHEIWADAAKELGCHSIRVNAGSSGSYNEQMKLAADGLSRLGDYGESIGINVIVENHGGLSSNGAWLASVMKKANHPRVGTLPDFGNFIIDRKTGESYDRYKGTAELMPYAKGVSAKTHDFNDAGNEVNTDFERMLKIVKDAGYRGYIGIEYEGRETGEVEGIKLTKKLLQRLGGRSNEA
- a CDS encoding valine--tRNA ligase, with amino-acid sequence MSAELNQNYDPKEVESKWYKAWEKKGSFEGNVQNGKDSFAIMIPPPNVTGILHMGHVLDNTLQDIFIRRARVEGKSSLWFPGTDHASIATQHKVEKALRDEGTSRYELGREKFLERAWEWSDEHGGIIFNQLRKLGASCDWRRSRFTMDTAYQRSVQASFVEFYNRGYIYRGKRLVNWCPASQTALSNEEVEMRPQRGKLYKMRYEIVEEPGRFVEISTTRPETIMGDTGVAVHPNDERYADLVGKHCWRPFPRAEIPVVADRSVEKEFGTGVLKVTPAHDQVDFDIGKRHDLPLIDVMNPDGTLNELAGEEFDGMERFKARKFAVQKLEELGLLIDAEDYDNSVGFSERGGVPIEPRLSEQWYLKYPKVEEAKRAVEKGIIRFHPKRWEKVYLHWLNNIQDWCISRQLWWGQRIPVWYAKGADRSDSANWHVSVDGPSDPENWEQDEDVLDTWASSNLWPFATFGWPIEDQKVKAELDYFYPTSMLVTGFDIIFFWVARMIMSGLELMGESKEGLTDEEIAQRIPFKDIFIHGLIRDAKGRKMSKSLGNSPDPLDLIAKFGADGLRFGIINIAPSGSDILFAEERIEIGRNFCTKLWNACRFRQMAGGAAEGQSLEAIIDRLAGSQLEGYGNWILFRLLQTMEEIEGQFARFEMHQLTHSLHNFLWGDFCDWYVEAAKAMLQSKDDPRHDAALAVSDLVIRQSLLLLHPIMPHITEELWQAMGYSVDGEFLQDAGLLPAAQLRELLNAKSVSIDAEGARQIELIKELITQARATKAEYNVASKRDVTLFVTPTDDSCATLIEANLDTIKRLAGAASIELVEAVENLPGSVSALGTVYLDLSSAVDVEAEKERLSKELEKLTKAIQAGEGKLNNPSFVDKAPPQVVEGVRKQLLETKARRDEIARLLKSL
- a CDS encoding phosphoadenylyl-sulfate reductase; this translates as MDEKSVQLPDLEAATPQERVQWAADIFGDELIMTTSFGTHSAVMLHLVTSVIPDIPVVFIDTGYLFPETYRFAVELMEKLNLNLKKYRAHISAAEQEALHGRLWEKGHEGLKQYNLMNKVEPMDRAVQELGAKAWLAGLRRSQGETRASRKVVESQNKMTKIYPILDLSAREMHEYIETNGLSFHPLWDLGYVSLGDWHSTSKLEAGMSESDTRFGGASRECGLHEPSSDVDFQI
- the rpmB gene encoding 50S ribosomal protein L28 — protein: MARICAITGKRPTTGSIIHRKGQSKKSGGIGTHVTKATRRKFRPNLQRIKVRLPSGQVKRLWVSVKAIKAGLVEKA
- a CDS encoding SAM-dependent methyltransferase, translated to MDFTEIASQGIRQALELASGSNHLLGFNQFVEIALYHTEFGYYRSQRERVGRSSETDFFTANSLKESLRPVLLEASIGLLKKSGLDPAKTDWVEIGAEPGSALLTGVANPFASAQAIRLGEPITLEGDLVVFSNELFDAQPFNSVIYRERTWLERMIEVSDSGLRIVERPPISPKVTSLLDSLPSPAPEGYIVDLPTGSRVLIDQIIQQPWKGIFIALDYGKTWQAITHDSPQGTARAYQHHRQSPNLLENIGQQDLTCHICWDWMEEALCQNRFQSIDLESQESFVLKKAPDFVRSVFESDSGISDPLKGTLRQLIHPSLMGQKFQSLSAIRTEPVSRSQSA
- a CDS encoding S41 family peptidase, whose amino-acid sequence is MNFFKRFLFALVAGLSLTVGYQFVSDVSLQGGFSNYWESRKRASELEEALRLVNAFYVESESATLDALTESALAGMISDLDPYSEYLDFEKRKQLEEETSQEFGGIGVEVEMRDRVLTVLAPLVDSPGERAGLLRGDRIVEVDGESIKGLSINQSVSKLKGRPGTSVVIIVERGAENEGIELEVKRELIEVDNVRGAEILDGDLGYLRISQFGKRTGAELKSSIDLLIDQGMRGLVLDLRNNPGGLLDVAVNVVELFVPDGELVVYTKGRHEAMSEEWYAENSGQSYNFPLALLVNPGSASASEIVAGALKDSGRAKLVGEKTFGKGSVQSVLPLSSKTGLKLTTAKYYTPGGYVIHENGIEPDVIVELSPKEEESLYIQRSRLKTMPLEEFVERYAFEPIEDKQLEMAKQLLWEELGETRS
- the tsaD gene encoding tRNA (adenosine(37)-N6)-threonylcarbamoyltransferase complex transferase subunit TsaD, producing MILGIESSCDESALALLDVSNGILGEWISSQVSLHAEYGGVVPDLASREHLRNFGPLIGELERENDLAQITEIVVTSGPGLAGCLAMGLSVANALSAALRVPVFPANHLRAHAQSVFISLYEENVDAFEEKVSHLLPHLSLVVSGGNTILAQINEDRSIEILGQTIDDAAGEALDKGAKLLGLGYPGGPKLELIAKTGKPDRYDFPRALLRKDNLDFSFSGLKTSLRYLIEKFSDKDLEAKLPDLCASYQEAVVDVLIQKTKWGLNKGGIRSLGLSGGVSNNGLLRECFMHLGDRMDLPTFLARREHTGDNAGMIAFSRVFEPMDIPNSKVDIVPNAAIDGAF
- a CDS encoding isochorismatase family protein, translated to MPNKKKDSHDLISSVALLVIDAQDTFISSLTDSSTFLKRCSFAIEAARTLGIHTLFTEQVPDKLGHTNKELLRRATRPKIFHKTSFSALNAPGIENFLRDNEVYHLLVCGLETPICVYQTALQAIDKDIDATFLSDALGCRRIEDGNVALNAIIGLGCQALPTETVFYSLLSDALHPRFREFSNLVKTYSDQHFSIHEYLQSNPKPAKSEVDQPKKKKPYKQGSRPSWQDRNRNRKDQRITSSGQTSEKLEEKEIKSSPKPAPILIEKDSPKPNKTIERPKKQAKKVPRKRVAKKAVSHKPKPGKQELP